From Psychroflexus torquis ATCC 700755, the proteins below share one genomic window:
- a CDS encoding nuclear transport factor 2 family protein, which translates to MKSIIISLSILISFQCFSQTPREVVQLQLDAYNKGDIEAFLEVFAEDAEAYNYGDTEPFIKGKANFKTTYRKLFQSSPNLHSLVTSRQALGQTVIDYEYITGRSNSEKPVLIIAIYKIENHKIIRCDFIRE; encoded by the coding sequence ATGAAGTCTATTATAATAAGTTTAAGCATATTAATTAGTTTCCAATGTTTTTCACAAACTCCTCGAGAAGTTGTACAACTTCAGTTGGACGCCTATAACAAAGGAGATATAGAAGCTTTTTTAGAAGTGTTTGCAGAAGACGCTGAAGCCTATAATTACGGTGATACTGAACCTTTTATTAAAGGGAAAGCCAATTTTAAAACGACTTACAGAAAATTATTTCAATCGTCTCCAAACCTTCATAGCCTAGTAACGTCTCGACAAGCTCTAGGTCAAACCGTCATCGATTACGAATATATCACCGGACGATCCAATAGTGAAAAGCCTGTTTTAATAATAGCTATTTACAAAATAGAGAATCATAAAATTATAAGATGTGATTTTATAAGAGAGTAA
- a CDS encoding carboxypeptidase-like regulatory domain-containing protein: protein MKHILSSALLLLIFNVQLSAQSLRGRIIEANTQNGIPYVNVQLGNRYGVISNEEGYFVLQRKSTDENTAILFSSMGFETLEILLSDFKNNQIILLKPATYELDEVFLSDKKLTAEEILEKFKAGIKENHVLNAAQIQIFTRLNDDYKAETFGIDVKKASFMSKAERREINENMKRIGKKITGNSSISYQERLSDVFIFEDTLMTKHQKALKLINRDKTFDADDIQEQVFFELLKTLKSPHSFKVRTGIIPIDKDVSLNEMIESLENSQEKVPDTLYNKYNWQGESYKKFATKFTNDFFTSPKYYTYELKGVTTVYGEPCYHIQFTPDRRKAKYIGDLYIHTRDFGMVSYKYELEEGRKAMNLNLKFVLGIKVNAYTDSGFYVFSKTDEDSYYPKYIKQIDGNYAYINRSLAFKENNPKRSERKKLNFEFELEYNTIETIEYVGVQYQSISPESASTLKLEDYILIDEVDQYDLDYWKDYNIIEATEAIKTYD from the coding sequence ATGAAACACATTTTAAGTTCTGCCCTACTCCTACTGATTTTTAATGTTCAACTTTCTGCACAAAGTCTTCGAGGTCGTATTATTGAGGCTAATACTCAAAATGGAATCCCCTACGTTAATGTGCAATTGGGTAATCGCTATGGAGTCATTTCCAATGAGGAGGGGTATTTTGTTCTACAACGTAAATCAACAGATGAAAACACAGCCATATTATTTTCATCAATGGGTTTTGAAACTCTTGAAATTCTATTAAGCGATTTTAAGAATAACCAAATCATACTACTGAAACCAGCTACTTATGAGCTGGATGAAGTTTTTCTATCTGATAAAAAACTAACTGCGGAAGAAATCCTAGAAAAGTTTAAAGCTGGAATTAAAGAGAATCATGTTCTCAATGCCGCTCAGATTCAAATCTTCACCCGTCTTAATGATGATTATAAAGCTGAAACTTTTGGAATAGATGTAAAGAAGGCTTCCTTTATGAGCAAAGCGGAACGAAGGGAGATAAATGAAAATATGAAAAGAATTGGAAAAAAAATTACAGGAAATTCGTCTATATCTTATCAGGAACGGCTTTCGGACGTCTTTATATTTGAAGATACCCTTATGACTAAACATCAAAAAGCACTAAAACTGATCAATAGAGATAAAACCTTTGATGCGGATGATATCCAAGAGCAGGTTTTTTTCGAATTGCTGAAAACTTTAAAATCTCCTCACTCCTTCAAAGTTAGAACCGGAATTATCCCCATAGATAAAGACGTTTCGTTGAATGAGATGATAGAAAGTTTAGAAAATAGTCAAGAGAAAGTCCCAGATACCTTGTATAACAAATACAATTGGCAAGGTGAGAGCTATAAAAAATTCGCCACCAAATTTACCAACGATTTTTTTACTAGCCCTAAATATTATACCTACGAGCTTAAAGGAGTTACCACCGTTTATGGTGAACCTTGTTATCATATTCAATTTACTCCAGATCGAAGAAAAGCAAAATATATAGGAGACCTTTACATACATACTCGTGATTTTGGCATGGTGAGTTATAAATACGAACTAGAAGAAGGCAGGAAAGCCATGAACCTCAATTTAAAATTTGTCTTAGGCATCAAGGTCAACGCCTATACTGATAGTGGATTTTATGTGTTTTCTAAAACTGATGAAGACAGTTATTATCCTAAATACATCAAACAAATTGATGGTAATTACGCATACATTAATCGAAGTCTAGCTTTTAAAGAAAACAACCCTAAAAGAAGTGAACGCAAAAAGCTGAATTTTGAATTTGAGCTAGAATATAATACGATAGAGACCATCGAATACGTCGGGGTCCAGTATCAAAGCATTTCTCCAGAATCAGCCTCCACACTTAAGCTTGAGGATTACATTCTTATCGATGAAGTAGACCAATACGATCTCGATTATTGGAAAGATTATAATATTATAGAAGCTACAGAAGCAATTAAGACTTACGACTAG
- a CDS encoding RHS repeat domain-containing protein, which yields MNGRLYDPILRRFIAPDNHIQDPYNTQNFNRYGYVYNNPLMYSDPSGELFWFAIAAGAFIGGMSSAIQGGNFGDILLGAVVGGIAGGVGAGVGAGVGGFWLWSLKWIWCRSRYRRDEWFCRWFCWCCG from the coding sequence ATGAATGGTCGTCTCTACGATCCTATCTTAAGAAGATTTATTGCTCCAGATAATCACATACAAGACCCCTACAATACTCAAAATTTTAATAGATATGGGTATGTGTATAACAATCCTTTAATGTACAGTGATCCTAGTGGTGAGTTGTTCTGGTTCGCAATTGCCGCAGGAGCATTTATTGGAGGGATGTCTTCTGCCATTCAAGGAGGTAATTTTGGAGATATACTTTTAGGAGCTGTAGTAGGGGGTATTGCTGGTGGTGTTGGCGCTGGTGTTGGCGCTGGTGTAGGTGGCTTTTGGCTCTGGAGCCTTAAGTGGATTTGGTGCAGGAGCAGGTATAGGCGCGATGAGTGGTTTTGCAGGTGGTTTTGTTGGTGCTGCGGGTAA
- a CDS encoding IS630 family transposase: protein MEKIDLRSVSDQERGIIRRDAVKMIKRGDKKKDIALFYGVHVNTVRDWWKLYNKEGHKSLSYQKRGVKSEDRKLLNKDQEAAIQKMIIDVMPDQLKLDYALWTTRAVRDLIAREFSITIGRRAVGNYLNAWGFTPQKPKKRAYEQCSKKVQKWLDEEYPAIKGKAKQEKATIHWGDETGVKNNNHHGRSYAPKGKTPVKKHMSKRFSINMISTVTNQGLIQFMIYKENMNSDVFIQFLEQLIKSQETKVFLILDNLRVHHSKVVKKWAEENGETIELFYLPSYSPERNPDEYLNCDLKYGLSDKPAPKTQEKMKENLENHMKMLQNDSERVAKYFKHESIKYAA from the coding sequence ATGGAAAAAATAGACTTAAGGAGTGTTTCTGATCAGGAAAGAGGTATAATTCGAAGGGATGCTGTAAAAATGATAAAACGTGGAGATAAAAAAAAAGACATAGCTCTGTTTTACGGTGTTCATGTAAATACTGTTAGAGATTGGTGGAAGCTTTACAATAAAGAAGGTCATAAATCTTTGTCATATCAAAAACGAGGAGTCAAATCAGAAGATCGAAAACTACTCAATAAAGATCAAGAAGCTGCAATCCAAAAAATGATTATTGATGTAATGCCCGATCAACTAAAGTTAGATTATGCTTTGTGGACTACAAGGGCAGTAAGGGATTTGATAGCAAGAGAGTTTAGTATTACAATCGGAAGAAGAGCTGTCGGTAATTATCTCAACGCTTGGGGATTCACGCCTCAAAAGCCAAAAAAGAGAGCTTATGAACAATGTTCCAAAAAAGTTCAAAAATGGTTAGACGAAGAATACCCAGCAATAAAAGGGAAGGCAAAACAAGAGAAGGCAACTATCCATTGGGGGGATGAAACGGGTGTAAAAAACAATAATCATCATGGACGTTCCTATGCTCCAAAAGGAAAAACTCCTGTTAAAAAACATATGTCGAAGCGGTTTTCAATCAACATGATTTCTACAGTTACAAATCAGGGTTTAATTCAGTTTATGATATATAAAGAAAATATGAACTCAGATGTATTTATTCAATTTTTAGAACAGCTCATCAAATCGCAAGAAACCAAAGTATTCTTAATCCTTGATAATTTACGAGTCCATCATAGTAAAGTTGTAAAGAAATGGGCGGAAGAAAATGGCGAAACCATAGAACTATTTTACCTGCCATCATACTCACCTGAGCGAAACCCAGATGAATATCTGAATTGCGATTTAAAGTATGGACTCTCGGATAAACCGGCACCAAAAACACAAGAAAAAATGAAAGAAAATTTAGAGAATCATATGAAAATGCTTCAAAATGATAGCGAAAGGGTAGCAAAATATTTTAAACATGAGAGCATCAAATATGCTGCCTAA
- a CDS encoding glycosyltransferase: MTKSSAMDTDLNSAQTSPRPSFSKLFSIKSLSSRDVLIFTATFILLVGALMTVIQLQPAFEQLHLERINTFWGRLLIYVSIGLLAFKIGFLSFIFFLRLKYHPVESVTNEKLPVLTVIVPAYNEGQLVWKTLHSLAGSHYPEHKVQIISIDDGSQDDTWAWMQKAKRELGDRLSIFQQPKNRGKRHALYRGFKLGTGDVFVTVDSDSIVKTDTLRNLVSPFMVDSKCGAVAGNVRVLNNEKAMIPRMLNVSFAFSFEFIRSAQSQLGSVLCTPGALAAYRKEAVLNCLEDWMHQTFMGKTTDIGEDRAMTNMILKQGMHVRFQSNAVVLTNIPERYKNLYKMFIRWERSNVRENIKMSKFAFTNYREESKVGPRILLLNQWIKVIFAYPFMILMLIFIVLYPVLFISSTLASILVFSSIPALFYAKSYNVGESLWIYCYSLFYTFSLFWITPYAIATASRRGWLTRDLPKKV; the protein is encoded by the coding sequence ATGACGAAATCATCAGCTATGGATACCGATTTAAATAGTGCCCAAACCTCACCGAGACCTTCATTTTCAAAATTATTTTCGATAAAATCCCTCTCCTCTAGAGATGTCCTCATTTTTACAGCAACATTTATACTGCTTGTCGGTGCTTTGATGACAGTTATTCAATTGCAACCTGCCTTTGAACAACTTCACCTAGAGAGAATCAATACGTTTTGGGGAAGACTGCTTATCTATGTTTCCATTGGATTACTTGCTTTTAAGATTGGTTTTTTGAGCTTTATCTTTTTTCTACGTCTAAAGTACCATCCAGTTGAATCTGTAACCAATGAAAAATTGCCAGTGCTTACAGTCATTGTCCCTGCTTACAACGAAGGCCAGTTGGTTTGGAAAACCCTTCACAGCTTGGCAGGCAGTCATTATCCTGAACATAAAGTTCAAATCATCTCTATAGATGACGGGAGTCAAGACGACACCTGGGCTTGGATGCAAAAAGCTAAACGCGAACTTGGAGATCGCTTATCTATTTTTCAACAACCCAAAAACAGGGGTAAACGCCATGCCTTATACCGAGGCTTTAAATTGGGTACAGGAGATGTGTTTGTTACTGTCGATAGCGATTCTATCGTGAAAACGGATACGCTTAGAAATTTGGTTTCTCCATTTATGGTAGATTCTAAATGTGGCGCGGTAGCGGGTAATGTGCGGGTCCTTAACAATGAGAAAGCGATGATTCCTCGTATGCTAAATGTGAGTTTTGCCTTTAGTTTTGAATTTATCCGTTCAGCACAAAGTCAGCTGGGATCTGTCCTCTGTACTCCTGGAGCTTTGGCGGCGTATAGAAAAGAGGCTGTGCTTAATTGCCTTGAAGATTGGATGCACCAAACTTTTATGGGTAAAACAACCGATATTGGGGAAGATAGAGCGATGACCAATATGATTTTAAAACAAGGCATGCATGTTCGTTTCCAGAGTAATGCCGTTGTCCTGACCAATATCCCAGAGCGGTATAAAAACCTATATAAGATGTTTATCCGTTGGGAGCGAAGCAACGTGAGAGAAAACATTAAGATGAGCAAATTCGCTTTTACAAATTATAGAGAAGAATCGAAGGTAGGACCACGAATTTTATTGCTTAACCAGTGGATCAAAGTTATTTTTGCTTACCCATTTATGATTTTGATGCTTATTTTTATAGTGCTGTATCCGGTTTTATTTATCAGTTCAACCCTAGCAAGTATTCTTGTCTTCTCTAGTATCCCTGCCTTGTTTTATGCTAAATCTTATAATGTTGGAGAGTCGCTATGGATATATTGCTACAGCTTATTTTATACTTTTAGTTTGTTTTGGATCACCCCTTATGCGATTGCAACAGCCAGTCGACGAGGTTGGCTAACCCGAGATTTACCTAAAAAAGTTTGA
- a CDS encoding PorP/SprF family type IX secretion system membrane protein yields the protein MTNVIITHIKFTSKLKIRIFCFLLLNVFFVNAQQAPHYAQYFYNMQVLNPAFVGSKSDLNAALLTRRQWINVEGAPETSTFSVNTRINSGFGFGATVISDKIGLVDNTSLNFDVSYTIPTSEFGRLSFGVKSGVAFFNNDLASGITVDDEVYASTTGQYGNLGFGFLYSSKDFYVGLSSQNLFESPVFRLQDDIQTVRGLERGNYFFTGGMSIELSKFNDVVFRPSTMIKYTPTLPVSLDINANFIFNKKYEIGASYRHQNSLSAMVSLIVNEKYRIGYAYENYLSSIGQNLNSHELILRIDLKLERNKRWLNLDCCYF from the coding sequence ATGACAAATGTTATAATCACACATATAAAATTCACAAGTAAATTGAAGATTAGAATCTTTTGTTTTCTGTTGCTAAATGTGTTTTTTGTAAATGCGCAACAGGCACCACACTACGCACAATATTTTTATAACATGCAAGTACTGAATCCCGCATTTGTAGGGTCTAAATCAGATTTAAATGCTGCACTACTTACACGTAGACAATGGATTAATGTTGAAGGCGCACCAGAAACAAGCACATTTTCGGTAAATACTAGGATTAATTCAGGGTTTGGTTTTGGAGCTACGGTTATAAGTGATAAAATAGGTTTGGTCGATAACACCAGCCTTAATTTTGACGTTTCCTACACGATACCCACATCTGAGTTCGGACGCTTGTCTTTTGGAGTAAAAAGTGGCGTAGCTTTTTTTAATAATGACTTGGCAAGTGGCATCACAGTAGATGACGAAGTATATGCGTCCACAACAGGACAATATGGGAATCTGGGGTTTGGATTTTTATACAGTTCAAAAGATTTTTATGTGGGCTTATCTTCACAAAATTTATTTGAATCCCCAGTTTTTAGATTACAAGATGATATTCAGACCGTTAGAGGCTTAGAGCGTGGTAATTATTTTTTTACAGGCGGCATGTCAATAGAGCTTTCAAAATTTAATGATGTTGTTTTTAGACCTTCTACGATGATAAAATACACTCCCACTTTGCCTGTATCTCTAGATATAAACGCAAATTTTATTTTTAATAAAAAATATGAGATAGGCGCGTCTTATCGCCACCAAAATTCATTGAGTGCAATGGTATCTCTAATTGTAAACGAAAAATACAGAATTGGTTATGCTTATGAAAATTATCTCTCTAGCATTGGTCAGAATCTAAACTCCCATGAATTGATTTTAAGAATTGATTTAAAACTAGAGCGAAATAAACGGTGGCTTAATCTAGATTGCTGCTATTTTTAA
- a CDS encoding DUF808 family protein, which yields MASGFFAILDDIAALMDDVAVMSKVAAKKTAGILGDDLAVNAEKASGFISSREIPVLWSITKGSLLNKVIILPIAFLLSAFLPEAITIALLLGGLYLAYEGAEKIYHFIGPHPHSKKEELKSAKTKSEIIALEKERIKSAIVTDFILSVEIIIIALGTVAKEGLSIQIPVVTIIALIATVGVYGIVALIIRMDDTGYKLIENSKSKKSLKAKLGGVLVAALPKVIKSLTVIGTIALLLVSGGIFAHHIDAFHDLIPFLPSLVTELLIGLVIGFMCLLVINLAVMLKKQLIPN from the coding sequence ATGGCTTCAGGATTTTTTGCCATTCTAGATGATATTGCCGCGCTTATGGACGATGTCGCGGTCATGAGTAAAGTGGCTGCCAAAAAAACAGCTGGAATTTTGGGTGACGATCTTGCCGTCAATGCAGAAAAAGCTTCTGGTTTTATCTCCTCACGAGAGATCCCCGTCTTATGGTCTATTACCAAAGGCTCTTTACTTAATAAAGTGATTATTCTACCTATTGCTTTTTTACTGAGTGCCTTTTTGCCTGAAGCTATTACTATAGCTCTTCTGCTGGGAGGTTTGTATTTGGCTTATGAAGGTGCAGAGAAAATCTATCACTTTATAGGTCCACATCCGCATTCCAAAAAAGAAGAACTCAAAAGCGCCAAAACTAAAAGTGAGATCATAGCCTTGGAAAAGGAGCGCATCAAATCGGCGATTGTGACCGACTTTATTCTCTCGGTAGAAATTATCATTATTGCTCTGGGGACAGTGGCTAAGGAAGGCTTAAGCATACAAATCCCTGTAGTAACGATAATAGCTCTTATTGCAACCGTTGGCGTTTACGGCATCGTTGCCCTTATAATTCGGATGGACGATACTGGGTATAAACTCATAGAAAATAGCAAGAGTAAAAAAAGCCTTAAAGCAAAACTCGGTGGCGTTTTAGTAGCAGCCTTACCCAAAGTCATCAAAAGTTTAACGGTGATCGGTACCATAGCTTTATTGCTGGTGTCCGGAGGTATTTTTGCACACCATATAGATGCTTTTCATGATCTTATTCCTTTCTTGCCCTCCTTGGTGACGGAACTGTTAATCGGCTTGGTCATCGGTTTTATGTGTTTATTAGTGATCAATCTAGCGGTGATGCTTAAAAAGCAATTGATACCAAATTAA